The candidate division WOR-3 bacterium region ACGACACGGCGCTCCGGTCTTCAATGCCCCGGTTCCCATGGCGACCGTAAAGTCCGCGATGAAAGAATCGACGGTCTCACCGCTGCGATGGGATACAACGACACCCCACTTGACCCGCTGAGCCATATGGACTGCAGCTATCGTTTCAGTGACCGTACCGATCTGGTTCGGTTTTATCAAAACCGCATTGGCGACATTCTCTTTGATTCCCTTCTCTATCCGTTCCACATTCGTCACAAAAATATCGTCTCCGACGAGCATGACCCTGTGACCGAGCCTCTTGTTCAATAATTTCCATCCTTTCCAGTCATCTTCTGCAAGTCCGTCCTCGATGGAAACAATCGGATACTTATCGACCAGGCTGCAATATCTCTCAATAAGTTCCTCTGCATTCAACTCTTTGTTTTCGATCCGTAGTTTATATTTACCGTTTTCATAAAAAGCGCTCGCCGCAACATCCAGGGCGATTCCAATATCTTCGCCGGGCCGATAACCGCCCTTTTCAATCGCCTCCACGATATAATCTAAGGGTTCCTGATTCGAAGCGATCTTCGGTACAAAACCACCTTCATCAGCAACCGCAATCCGTAAGCCCCTGTTCAATAATATCTTTTTCAGGGCATGATATGTCTCGCTGCCCCAGCGGAGTGCCTCTTTAAAAGAACCTGCACCATACGGCACAATCATATATTCCTGAAAATCCGGTCCCTGGAGGAGTGTATGGATACCTCCGTTGATGATGTTCATCATCGGAACCGGCATCAATACAGCATAAGGACCACCCAGATATTTGTACAGGGGAATACCGAGTTCCGCCGCCGCGGTCCGTGCAATCGCCAGGGAAACACCGCACAGGGCGTTCGCGCCGAGCCGCTTCTTGTTCGGCGTTCCGTCAAGTTCGATCAAGAGCCGATCCAGATTGGGCTGTTCAATAACATCTTTACCTATTAAGGCGGGACCGATGATTTTGTTGACATTTTCAACCGCCTGTAGCACACCTTTACCTCCGTATCTTCGGGAGCCGCTGTCGCGCAGCTCAACCGCTTCATATTTTCCTGTAGAAGCACCCGATGGCACGGAAGCACTCCTTTTCTTTCCCGACTGCAATTCAATCTCGACCTCGATAGTCGGATTACCCCGGGAATCCAATATTTCCCGTCCTACAACATTTTTTATTCTTCTGCTCATATTACACTTCCTCCTTTGATATAAAACCAGATAATATTATA contains the following coding sequences:
- a CDS encoding phosphopyruvate hydratase, translating into MSRRIKNVVGREILDSRGNPTIEVEIELQSGKKRSASVPSGASTGKYEAVELRDSGSRRYGGKGVLQAVENVNKIIGPALIGKDVIEQPNLDRLLIELDGTPNKKRLGANALCGVSLAIARTAAAELGIPLYKYLGGPYAVLMPVPMMNIINGGIHTLLQGPDFQEYMIVPYGAGSFKEALRWGSETYHALKKILLNRGLRIAVADEGGFVPKIASNQEPLDYIVEAIEKGGYRPGEDIGIALDVAASAFYENGKYKLRIENKELNAEELIERYCSLVDKYPIVSIEDGLAEDDWKGWKLLNKRLGHRVMLVGDDIFVTNVERIEKGIKENVANAVLIKPNQIGTVTETIAAVHMAQRVKWGVVVSHRSGETVDSFIADFTVAMGTGALKTGAPCRGERVEKYNQLLRIEDDLKGAAIHPSKEFWSRS